AACGGCCTCGGCGTGCTCGGCTGGGGCGTCGGTGGCATCGAGGCCGAGGCGGCGATGCTCGGCCAGCCCGTCTCGATGCTCATCCCCAAGGTCGTCGGCTTCAAGCTGTCCGGCTCGATCCCGGCCGGCGTCACCGCGACCGACGTGGTGCTCACCATCACCCAGGAGCTCCGCAAGCACGGCGTGGTCGGCAAGTTCGTCGAGTTCTACGGCGAGGGCGTCTCCGAGGTCCCGCTCGCGAACCGCGCCACCATCGGCAACATGAGCCCCGAGTTCGGCTCGACCGCCGCGATCTTCCCGGTCGATGCCGTCACGCTCGACTACCTGCGCCTGACGGGCCGGTCGGAGGACCAGATCGCCCTCGTCGAGGCGTACGCCAAGGCCCAGGGCCTGTGGCACGACCCGTCGGTGGAGCCCGCGTACTCCGAGTACATGGAGCTCGACCTGTCGACGGTCGTCCCGTCGATCTCCGGCCCGAAGCGCCCGCAGGACCGCATCGAGCTCTCGAAGGCCAAGGACCAGTTCGAGGTCGACCTCGCGAACTACGCGAGCATCGACCACTCCGAGGCGGACAAGGCCGTCGCCGACACCTTCCCGGCGTCCGACCCGGTCGCCGCGGCCCCCGGTGACGAGCACGCCGTCGACGACCTGCAGGACGCGCAGCCGTCCGAGGTCCCGGTGCACGCCTCGAGCGCCCCGGGCACGGTCTCGAAGCCGACCTCGGTCACCGTGGGCGACGGCGACGCGTTCACGATCGACCACGGCGCCGTCGCGATCGCCGCGATCACGTCCTGCACGAACACGTCGAACCCGTCGGTCATGATGGCCGCCGGCATCCTCGCGCGGAACGCCGCGAAGAAGGGCCTCAAGGCCAAGCCGTGGGTGAAGACCACCCTCGCGCCGGGCTCGAAGGTCGTCACCGACTACTACGAGAAGGCCGGGCTGACCAGCTACCTCGAGGACCTCGGCTTCTACACGGTCGGCTACGGCTGCACCACCTGCATCGGCAACTCGGGCCCGCTGCCCGAGGAGATCTCGCAGGCCGTGCAGGACAACGACCTCGCCGTCACCGCGGTGCTCTCGGGCAACCGCAACTTCGAGGGCCGCATCAACCCCGACGTGAAGATGAACTACCTCGCGTCGCCGCCGCTCGTCATCGCCTACGCGCTGGCCGGCTCGATGCACTTCGACTTCGACACCGACGCCCTGGGCCAGGACCAGGACGGCAACGACGTGTTCCTCAAGGACATCTGGCCCGACGCGGGCGAGGTCCAGCAGGTCATCGACACGTCGATCGACACGGAGATGTTCACCCACGAGTACGGCTCCGTGTTCGAGGGCGACGACCGCTGGAAGAACCTGCCGACCCCCACGGGCGACACCTTCGAGTGGGACACCGAGTCCACCTACGTCCGGAAGCCCCCGTACTTCGAGGGCATGACGATGCAGCCCGACGCGGTCTCGGACATCTCGGGCGCCCGCGTGCTCGCGAAGCTCGGCGACTCGGTCACGACGGACCACATCTCGCCGGCGGGGTCGATCAAGGCGGACAGCCCGGCGGGCAAGTACCTCGCCGAGCACGGTGTCGACCGCAAGGACTTCAACTCCTACGGCTCGCGTCGCGGCAACCACGAGGTGATGATCCGCGGCACGTTCGCGAACATCCGACTGCGCAACCAGCTGCTGGCGGACGCGAACGACGGCGCGGGCGTCGAGGGCGGGTACACCCGTGACTTCACGACGGCCGACGGCGAGCAGTCGTTCATCTACGACGCCTCGCAGCACTACCAGGAGCAGGGCATCCCGCTCGTCATCTTCGGCGGCAAGGAGTACGGTTCCGGCTCGTCGCGCGACTGGGCGGCCAAGGGCACGAACCTGCTCGGCGTCAAGGCGGTCATCACCGAGAGCTTCGAGCGCATCCACCGCTCGAACCTGATCGGCATGGGCGTCGTCCCGCTGCAGTTCCCGGCCGGCGAGTCCGCGGAGTCCCTGGGCCTCGACGGCACCGAGGTCGTCTCGATCTCCGGGCTGACCGAGCTCAACGAGGGTCGGACGCCCAAGACGGTGCACGTCACCGCGACGCCGAGCG
The Curtobacterium citreum genome window above contains:
- a CDS encoding aconitate hydratase; this translates as MAAVNSFGSKDTLSVGGVDYAIHRIDTVPGHEKLPYSLKVLLENLLRTEDGANVTEEQIRALGSWRPDAEPDTEIQFSPARVVMQDFTGVPCIVDLATMREAMAQIGGDPNKINPLSPAEMVIDHSVVADLFGREDALQRNTDLEYERNGERYQFLRWGQTAFEDFKVVPPGTGIVHQVNIEYLAKVTYTREFDGELYAYPDTLVGTDSHTTMVNGLGVLGWGVGGIEAEAAMLGQPVSMLIPKVVGFKLSGSIPAGVTATDVVLTITQELRKHGVVGKFVEFYGEGVSEVPLANRATIGNMSPEFGSTAAIFPVDAVTLDYLRLTGRSEDQIALVEAYAKAQGLWHDPSVEPAYSEYMELDLSTVVPSISGPKRPQDRIELSKAKDQFEVDLANYASIDHSEADKAVADTFPASDPVAAAPGDEHAVDDLQDAQPSEVPVHASSAPGTVSKPTSVTVGDGDAFTIDHGAVAIAAITSCTNTSNPSVMMAAGILARNAAKKGLKAKPWVKTTLAPGSKVVTDYYEKAGLTSYLEDLGFYTVGYGCTTCIGNSGPLPEEISQAVQDNDLAVTAVLSGNRNFEGRINPDVKMNYLASPPLVIAYALAGSMHFDFDTDALGQDQDGNDVFLKDIWPDAGEVQQVIDTSIDTEMFTHEYGSVFEGDDRWKNLPTPTGDTFEWDTESTYVRKPPYFEGMTMQPDAVSDISGARVLAKLGDSVTTDHISPAGSIKADSPAGKYLAEHGVDRKDFNSYGSRRGNHEVMIRGTFANIRLRNQLLADANDGAGVEGGYTRDFTTADGEQSFIYDASQHYQEQGIPLVIFGGKEYGSGSSRDWAAKGTNLLGVKAVITESFERIHRSNLIGMGVVPLQFPAGESAESLGLDGTEVVSISGLTELNEGRTPKTVHVTATPSEHSPAGKEPVEFDAVVRIDTPGEADYYRNGGILQYVLRSLV